The nucleotide window CAGGTGGAAGCACGTCACGCCGAAGGAGTAGATGTCGCTGCGGTGGTCCACCGGGTGCCCCTGCACCTGCTCGGGGGACATGTACAGCGGCGTCCCCAGGGTCACCCCGCTCTGCGTCAGGTGGGTGGGCTGCTCCTCGCCGGTGAAGAACCGGCTGAGCCCGAAGTCGGTGACCTTCACCTCCACCTTGCGCGTCACCAGGATGTTCTCGGGCTTGATGTCCCGGTGGACAATGCCCTGGTCGTGGGCCTTCTGGAGCGCCAGCGCCACCTGCCGCATGATGCTGAGCGTGACGGGCAGGTCCGGCGGCCCCTTGCGGGCCATGTAGTCGCGCAGGTTCCGCCCCTCGACGAACTCCAGCACCATGTACCGGAGCCCGTCGGCCTCGCCGATCTGGTGGATGTGGACGATGTTGGGGTGGTTCAGCTTGGCGACCGCCTGAGCCTCGGCCTGGAACCGGGCGAGGGCCGTCGGGTTCGCGTTCAGCTCGTTCTTCAGGAGCTTGAGCGCCACCTCGCGCTTGAGGGAGGTTTGCCGGGCGAGGTACACCTGCCCCATGCCCCCGGCCCCGATCTTGCGGAGCACGTGGAAGTCGCCGAGCGTGCGGCCGGTCAGGTCCGGTTGCGGCGGCGACGCGGGTTGCGGCTGGGTGTCCGGCATCGTCGGCTCCGCGGCGTTCCAGTGCGACCGCCACTTCGGTTGACAAACGTAACGAGGCGCCACACCGCGACCGACCCGGGGAAGCCGGCCCTGGCATATTACCCGCCGGCGCGCGAAAGAAAAATGAGGCCCCGTGCCCCGACCCGGCGACTCTCGGTTGAAGATTCCGGGGCTCAGGTGCAGTATAAAATACGAATCCCACCGCCCCGCTCCACGGAGTTCCGCCGTGCGATTTTCGCTCGCCGCCGCCCTGCCGCTGGCCCTGTTCTCACTCGCCGGCGCCCAACCGGCCGACCCCACGGCCGAAGAAAAAGCCGCGATCGACGCCATTGCGAAGGCCGGTGGCAAGGGCGAGATCGACCCGAAGCTCGCCCCAACCGCGCGCGTCGTGGCCAAGTTCGAGGCCGGCACCGACGCCGCGCTCGCGGCGCTGAAGAAGCGCCCGCAGGTCGGGGCCGTGGAGGTGTTCGACGCCACCCGCTGCACCGAGAAGGGGCTGGTCGTGCTCAAGGACCTGCCCGAGCTGCGGCGGCTGGCGCTCGGCAAATCCGACCTCACGCTCGCGCGGGTGAACGCGATCGCGAAGTGCAAGGAGCTTCGCGACCTGCGGTTGCCCGGTGCCGGGCTCAGCGACCCCGAACTCGCGCCCCTGAAGGCACTCACCCGACTCGAACAGCTCGACCTCTCGGAAAACGCGCAGGTGACCGACAAGGGCATGGCCACCGTGAAGACCTTGGAACGGCTCCGGGGGCTGTACCTTGCAAAAACCGGCCTCACCGACAAGGGGCTGGCGGAGCTGAAGGGGCTGGAAGGGCTGCGGAGCCTGTACGTGGGCGGCACGAAGGTGACCGCGGACGCGGCCGAGCAGTTCGCCGACGACATGCCCAACCTGCGGGTGGTCCGGCGGTAAAGGCCCTCGGGGAACGTTCGTGCGCCAGCCCTCACTCACCGGCGCGACCCGGCTCCGAACGGATATCGGTTGCCGGCTCACCCACCCGCCCCGCCTTTGCCCGGAAAGCTCGCGCTCCACCGCGTGCCGAGTGGCGGTGACGGCCGATCAGTCAGCAGAACCTCAAGCGCCCACTGGCCGTCGATGCGGCTCCCGGTGCGGCACGCGTTGAGCAAATCGGCGTGGGCACAGCCCGCGTCTTGCAGCGCGTCGGCAAGGATCGGGAGCGCGTCCACCCGATCCGTATCGCGAATGGAGCGCGCGATGTCTCGCGCGGTGTGGTTGTTGAACGCGAGCCAACGCTTCACGTCCCGCTTTGGGGGCGATCTCTTCTTTCTCGCGCGGCACGGAATCCAGTCGGTGTAGTCTTCTGAAACCTCGTTGCCAGCGATCGAGCGCGTGTAGACTTTAACCCAGGTCACGAACTCGGTGAACGAGTTGCTTCGCCGTTCCACTTGACGGCTGTCGAGTGAACACCAGTAGACAGGATACTCCAGCGGATCTGTCGTCGTCGGCTCGGCGGGGTCCCAGGCGAACGCCCCTTCCGAGCCGTCGGAATCGTCCTCTTCAGGCTTCCACACGAAGTTGGGTTTGTTCATGTTGTCGCCAAAGAAAACGAACCGGCGGAGCCGTTCTCGCTGAGCGGGCGGATAACGGTTGGCGCGGGAGTTCGTGTGCCTCCGCACCGCGTTTGTGGCCCGGAGGATCGTCGCGCAGCCCCACGCGTTTCGTTCCGGTGTGATTGGAAGAAGGCGCAGCATCCAGTCGAAACCGCCGAACGCCCCAAAACGCATCGCGAACGCGCGGTACGACGCCGGCAGCGGTACGCCAAGAGCGGCCTCGGTGGCGGCCAGTTCGGCTTCCGTGACGACGGGGCAAAGATCATCCAGTTTGTGGATGACACGAATCTGGCTGAACACCGCGTCCCACGGTTTCGCTTCGGCCACGGGCGAGCCCTCTGTGCGGCACGTCGTTGGGGCGGCTTTCCCTGGGACCGCGGCCGTCCCGGCCGCTCGTATCCCCACGCTGTTGCTCCACACTTCCCGTTGAAGCGACACCAC belongs to Gemmata obscuriglobus and includes:
- a CDS encoding SMI1/KNR4 family protein, whose product is MAEAKPWDAVFSQIRVIHKLDDLCPVVTEAELAATEAALGVPLPASYRAFAMRFGAFGGFDWMLRLLPITPERNAWGCATILRATNAVRRHTNSRANRYPPAQRERLRRFVFFGDNMNKPNFVWKPEEDDSDGSEGAFAWDPAEPTTTDPLEYPVYWCSLDSRQVERRSNSFTEFVTWVKVYTRSIAGNEVSEDYTDWIPCRARKKRSPPKRDVKRWLAFNNHTARDIARSIRDTDRVDALPILADALQDAGCAHADLLNACRTGSRIDGQWALEVLLTDRPSPPLGTRWSASFPGKGGAGG
- a CDS encoding leucine-rich repeat domain-containing protein, which codes for MRFSLAAALPLALFSLAGAQPADPTAEEKAAIDAIAKAGGKGEIDPKLAPTARVVAKFEAGTDAALAALKKRPQVGAVEVFDATRCTEKGLVVLKDLPELRRLALGKSDLTLARVNAIAKCKELRDLRLPGAGLSDPELAPLKALTRLEQLDLSENAQVTDKGMATVKTLERLRGLYLAKTGLTDKGLAELKGLEGLRSLYVGGTKVTADAAEQFADDMPNLRVVRR